From one Chlamydiifrater phoenicopteri genomic stretch:
- a CDS encoding DUF1343 domain-containing protein gives MNRFFFIVAFIYSSFLLPQLSSGVEVGLDRIFTEDNYRKVIQGKRVGLISHHAAINKEWKDALQVFEEQKACTVKVLMSPEHGFYGAFFAETLGKDQSEVVKKYTHISLYGKPEIPSAVAELCDVLVFDIQDIGVRSYSFINVLLKAVRASEKYQMPLIVLDRPNPLGGNLIDGPLPTKGFVPDIPYCHGMTSGELAKFFKSKYAPGSNVIVVPMKGWSRSMSFQDTGLSWIPTSPQIPGDKTPFFYAATGILGHLSLTSIGVGYTLPFQVVGAPWIEEELLARTLNSLKLPGVFFFPYQYEPFFGKFKMELCRGVLLVVTDKEKFLPLETQCAILGILKRLYPKEFAEAIAIFNKIPYRKTALSNLLGREDFFEILEKETYVMWPLRKLCASGRKQFLTLREPFLISEYSD, from the coding sequence ATGAACAGGTTTTTTTTTATTGTCGCCTTTATCTATTCAAGTTTTCTTCTCCCTCAGCTCTCTTCTGGGGTTGAAGTTGGCTTAGATCGAATTTTTACTGAGGATAATTATCGTAAAGTTATTCAAGGAAAGAGAGTAGGGCTGATATCACATCATGCAGCAATCAATAAGGAATGGAAAGATGCTCTGCAAGTGTTTGAAGAGCAAAAAGCGTGTACTGTTAAAGTGTTGATGTCCCCCGAGCATGGATTCTATGGCGCTTTTTTTGCTGAAACACTAGGAAAAGATCAAAGTGAGGTTGTCAAAAAATATACGCACATATCCTTGTACGGAAAGCCAGAAATTCCTTCTGCTGTTGCAGAGTTGTGCGATGTTTTGGTTTTTGACATTCAAGATATCGGCGTCCGTTCGTATTCCTTTATTAATGTGTTGCTTAAGGCGGTGCGTGCTTCAGAAAAATATCAGATGCCACTGATAGTTTTGGACAGACCGAATCCTCTGGGAGGTAACCTTATTGATGGCCCTTTGCCAACAAAAGGTTTTGTTCCAGATATTCCTTATTGTCATGGGATGACCTCTGGTGAATTGGCAAAGTTTTTCAAGTCAAAATATGCTCCAGGGAGCAATGTGATAGTGGTCCCTATGAAAGGGTGGAGTCGGTCTATGAGTTTTCAAGACACGGGATTATCCTGGATACCTACTAGTCCGCAGATTCCTGGGGATAAAACGCCTTTTTTTTATGCCGCTACGGGGATTTTAGGGCACCTGTCTCTAACGAGTATCGGAGTGGGATATACATTGCCTTTTCAGGTTGTGGGAGCTCCGTGGATAGAGGAGGAGCTTCTTGCTCGAACTTTGAATTCTCTGAAACTACCAGGGGTTTTCTTTTTTCCTTACCAATACGAGCCTTTCTTTGGAAAATTTAAGATGGAGCTTTGCAGAGGGGTTCTCCTTGTGGTTACTGACAAGGAAAAGTTTTTACCATTGGAAACTCAATGCGCTATATTGGGGATTTTAAAACGACTTTATCCTAAAGAATTTGCCGAAGCCATCGCTATTTTCAATAAAATTCCTTATAGGAAGACTGCTTTATCGAATCTTTTGGGTAGGGAAGATTTTTTTGAAATCTTAGAAAAAGAGACATACGTAATGTGGCCGTTGCGAAAGTTATGTGCTAGTGGAAGAAAGCAGTTCTTAACTCTTAGAGAACCATTTTTGATCTCAGAATATTCGGATTAG
- the groL gene encoding chaperonin GroEL (60 kDa chaperone family; promotes refolding of misfolded polypeptides especially under stressful conditions; forms two stacked rings of heptamers to form a barrel-shaped 14mer; ends can be capped by GroES; misfolded proteins enter the barrel where they are refolded when GroES binds), with protein sequence MTKVFNDRFEGLKAVSKGVQALARAVSATLGPKGRNVILKKPASGPVSTKDGATVTKEVELEDPFENMGVKLLREASIKTADEVGDGSSTSVVLAAKIFQEGMKGIASGMDVRKIIQGISLGAKKIDEALTAMATPIKKDEEVLQIASVSASNDPAIGNIIAEAMKRVGNDGMITIAEGRGVDTVLEVVEGMSFDQGYASPYFVTSPETMTVELEYAYVGILDHKLSSVSKPLISFLEKVVAESKSPLVLIAEDFDDQVLTTLVVNKLKGGFPVCAVKAPNFGDRRKAVLSDIALLSGATVISSEVGLSLDKVGTEVLGKVKKISVAKDKTVLIGGCGSPALIDERVRLLKGEIRACESDYERSFLEERLAKLSGGVAVIKLGAITEAELKEKKYRVEDALHATKAAVSEGIVPGGGVALAKSSLVLEGINGKCCDENFGLATMCKAAKAPLLAIASNCGREGEVVLEQVLAQKDKNFGYNGLTDAVEDLVASGVLDPVLVTRSALKNAVSMASMLLSSAYFIADKPSKKNSSGTTFSGGSGFPGM encoded by the coding sequence ATGACTAAAGTTTTTAATGATCGATTTGAAGGATTAAAAGCCGTTTCCAAAGGTGTACAGGCTTTAGCTAGGGCGGTCTCTGCCACTTTGGGTCCTAAAGGAAGAAATGTTATTCTAAAGAAACCTGCTTCCGGCCCCGTTTCAACTAAAGATGGAGCCACAGTTACAAAAGAGGTGGAACTAGAAGACCCTTTTGAAAATATGGGCGTCAAATTACTGAGAGAAGCCTCTATTAAAACTGCTGATGAAGTCGGAGATGGCTCTTCGACCTCTGTTGTCCTTGCTGCTAAGATTTTTCAGGAGGGTATGAAAGGGATTGCTTCTGGGATGGATGTAAGGAAAATTATTCAAGGGATATCTCTAGGAGCAAAAAAGATCGACGAAGCTTTAACAGCTATGGCTACTCCTATAAAAAAAGATGAGGAAGTGTTACAAATTGCCTCGGTGTCTGCCAGTAATGATCCCGCTATAGGAAATATTATTGCTGAGGCAATGAAAAGAGTCGGTAATGATGGAATGATCACTATCGCAGAAGGTAGAGGTGTCGACACTGTTTTAGAAGTTGTTGAAGGTATGAGTTTTGATCAGGGATACGCGTCTCCTTATTTCGTTACCTCTCCAGAGACTATGACGGTAGAGTTGGAGTACGCTTACGTGGGCATTCTCGATCATAAGCTATCTTCTGTGAGCAAACCGTTGATTTCTTTTCTTGAGAAAGTGGTTGCTGAAAGTAAGTCTCCTTTAGTTTTGATAGCAGAGGATTTTGATGATCAAGTGTTGACCACTTTGGTTGTGAATAAGTTAAAGGGAGGGTTTCCCGTCTGTGCTGTTAAGGCTCCAAATTTTGGAGATCGGAGGAAAGCTGTTCTCTCAGACATAGCGTTGTTGTCTGGAGCTACGGTTATATCCAGTGAAGTAGGGCTATCTCTAGATAAGGTAGGAACAGAAGTTCTTGGTAAGGTAAAAAAGATTTCTGTAGCAAAAGACAAAACTGTTCTTATCGGGGGATGTGGATCTCCCGCGCTTATTGATGAAAGGGTGCGCCTGTTAAAAGGAGAGATAAGGGCTTGTGAATCCGATTATGAAAGGTCGTTTTTGGAGGAGCGGCTAGCAAAGTTGAGCGGAGGTGTAGCAGTAATTAAGTTAGGTGCTATTACTGAGGCGGAGCTTAAGGAAAAGAAATATCGAGTAGAAGATGCTCTGCACGCTACAAAGGCAGCGGTTTCTGAAGGTATAGTTCCTGGCGGCGGGGTAGCTTTAGCCAAGAGTTCCCTTGTATTGGAGGGGATTAATGGGAAGTGTTGCGACGAGAATTTTGGTTTAGCAACGATGTGTAAAGCAGCAAAGGCTCCGTTATTGGCGATAGCTTCCAATTGCGGCCGGGAGGGAGAAGTTGTTCTAGAGCAAGTATTGGCTCAAAAAGATAAAAACTTCGGATACAACGGACTAACGGATGCTGTAGAGGATTTAGTCGCTTCCGGAGTTTTGGATCCTGTATTAGTTACTCGATCTGCGTTAAAGAATGCAGTTTCTATGGCGTCGATGCTGTTATCTAGCGCGTACTTCATAGCAGATAAGCCTTCGAAAAAGAATTCTTCAGGAACAACCTTTTCTGGTGGAAGCGGTTTCCCGGGGATGTAA
- a CDS encoding peroxiredoxin, producing the protein MKSLVGNEAPSFIAKAVVDGEVKTISLESYRGKNVVLFFYPKDFTFVCPTELHAFQDALPAFEERNSVVLGCSVDDEETHKRWLATPKKEGGIIGISYPLISDVSREISQKYGVLHEQENLSYRGLFLIDKAGVIRHAVINDLPLGRSVDEELRVLDALLFFEQNGMVCPANWKQGSKAMVPNDEGLKEYFSTID; encoded by the coding sequence ATGAAGTCTTTAGTAGGAAATGAGGCCCCCTCTTTCATAGCCAAGGCTGTGGTTGATGGAGAGGTTAAAACTATTTCTTTAGAGTCTTACAGAGGGAAGAACGTCGTTCTTTTTTTCTACCCCAAAGACTTTACCTTCGTTTGCCCCACAGAATTACACGCTTTTCAGGATGCTCTTCCTGCGTTTGAAGAGAGAAATTCTGTAGTCTTGGGGTGCTCCGTAGATGATGAAGAAACGCACAAACGCTGGCTTGCTACTCCCAAAAAAGAAGGTGGAATCATAGGAATTTCTTATCCCTTAATTTCTGATGTCAGCAGAGAGATTTCTCAGAAGTATGGCGTTCTTCACGAACAGGAAAACTTGTCTTATCGAGGACTGTTCTTGATTGATAAGGCTGGAGTTATTCGACACGCAGTCATTAATGACCTTCCTTTGGGACGTTCTGTTGACGAAGAGCTTCGTGTGTTAGATGCATTGCTTTTCTTCGAACAAAACGGAATGGTTTGCCCAGCCAACTGGAAGCAAGGAAGTAAGGCAATGGTTCCCAATGATGAGGGGCTTAAAGAATACTTCAGCACTATTGATTAG